One window from the genome of Streptococcus salivarius encodes:
- the rpiA gene encoding ribose-5-phosphate isomerase RpiA: MEELKKIAGVTAAKYVEDGMVVGLGTGSTAYFFVEEIGRRIKEEGLSVVGVTTSSQTTKQAEGLGIPLKAVDDIDSIDVTVDGADEVDPQLNGIKGGGGALLMEKIVATPTKEYIWVVDESKMVNQLGAFKLPVEVVQYGADRLYRVFDSKGYKPSFRLTEEGNRFVTDMKNYIIDLDLGKIENPVALGEELKAMTGVVDHGLFNGMVNKVIVAGKDGVKVVEVKA; encoded by the coding sequence ATGGAAGAACTTAAGAAAATCGCTGGCGTAACCGCTGCCAAATACGTTGAAGATGGAATGGTTGTTGGACTCGGTACAGGGTCAACAGCTTATTTCTTCGTGGAGGAAATTGGCCGTCGTATTAAGGAAGAAGGCCTTAGTGTTGTTGGAGTAACGACATCAAGTCAAACCACTAAACAAGCTGAAGGCTTAGGTATTCCTTTGAAGGCAGTGGATGATATTGACAGTATTGATGTTACTGTTGATGGCGCCGACGAAGTAGACCCTCAACTCAATGGGATTAAAGGTGGCGGTGGTGCCCTTCTGATGGAAAAAATCGTCGCTACACCTACGAAAGAATATATCTGGGTAGTTGATGAGTCAAAAATGGTTAATCAATTAGGTGCTTTCAAATTACCAGTTGAAGTGGTTCAATATGGTGCTGATCGTCTCTATCGTGTCTTTGATTCGAAGGGCTATAAGCCATCATTCCGACTTACGGAGGAAGGTAATCGCTTTGTTACAGATATGAAGAACTATATCATCGATCTTGATTTAGGTAAGATTGAAAATCCAGTAGCTCTTGGTGAAGAACTAAAAGCTATGACAGGTGTTGTCGATCATGGATTGTTCAATGGTATGGTTAACAAAGTCATCGTTGCAGGAAAAGACGGTGTTAAGGTTGTTGAAGTCAAGGCCTAG
- a CDS encoding phosphopentomutase, translating to MSKFNRMHLVVLDSVGIGAAPDANDFVNAGVPDGASDTLGHISKSVGLNVPNMAKLGLGNIPRETPLKTVSAESNPTGYATKLQEVSLGKDTMTGHWEIMGLNITEPFDTFWNGFPEEILTKIEEFSGRKVIREANKPYSGTAVIEDFGPRQMETGELIIYTSADPVLQIAAHEDIIPLDELYRICEYARSITLERPALLGRIIARPYVGEPGNFTRTSNRRDLAVSPFAPTVLDKLNEAGIDTYAVGKINDIFNGAGINHDMGHNKSNSHGIDNLIKAMTSEDFKHGFSFTNLVDFDALYGHRRDPHGYRDCLHEFDQRLPEIIAAMREDDLLMITADHGNDPTYAGTDHTREYIPFLAYSPSFKGNGLIPVGHFSDISATVAENFGVDKAMIGESFLDKLV from the coding sequence ATGTCCAAATTTAACCGAATGCATTTAGTCGTTCTTGATTCAGTAGGAATTGGTGCTGCTCCAGATGCCAATGACTTTGTCAATGCAGGTGTGCCAGATGGTGCTTCAGATACCCTTGGTCATATCTCTAAATCAGTAGGATTGAATGTGCCAAATATGGCTAAGCTTGGTCTAGGAAATATTCCTCGTGAAACACCTTTGAAAACAGTATCAGCAGAAAGTAACCCAACTGGTTATGCAACAAAATTGCAGGAAGTTTCTCTTGGTAAGGATACGATGACTGGTCACTGGGAAATCATGGGTCTCAATATTACTGAACCTTTTGATACCTTCTGGAACGGATTCCCAGAAGAAATTCTCACTAAAATTGAGGAATTCTCAGGTCGTAAAGTCATTCGTGAAGCTAATAAACCATACTCAGGTACAGCTGTTATTGAAGACTTTGGACCTCGTCAAATGGAAACTGGTGAATTGATTATTTATACTTCAGCTGACCCAGTTCTTCAAATTGCTGCACACGAAGATATTATTCCATTGGATGAGTTGTATCGTATTTGTGAATATGCGCGTTCAATTACCCTTGAGCGTCCAGCTCTTCTAGGGCGTATCATTGCTCGTCCTTACGTTGGTGAGCCTGGAAACTTCACTCGTACATCTAATCGTCGAGATTTGGCTGTTTCACCATTTGCACCCACTGTTTTGGATAAATTGAATGAAGCTGGTATTGATACTTATGCCGTTGGTAAAATCAATGATATTTTCAACGGAGCTGGTATTAACCACGATATGGGCCACAACAAATCAAATAGCCATGGTATTGATAATTTGATTAAAGCTATGACTTCTGAAGATTTCAAACATGGCTTCTCATTCACAAACTTGGTAGACTTCGATGCCCTTTATGGACACCGTCGTGATCCACATGGATATCGTGATTGTTTGCACGAATTTGACCAACGTTTGCCTGAAATCATTGCTGCCATGCGTGAAGATGATCTCTTGATGATTACAGCAGACCACGGAAATGATCCAACTTATGCAGGTACAGACCATACTCGTGAATATATTCCTTTCTTGGCTTATAGCCCATCATTCAAAGGAAATGGACTTATTCCAGTAGGTCATTTCTCTGACATCTCAGCAACTGTCGCTGAAAACTTTGGTGTAGATAAAGCCATGATTGGTGAAAGCTTCTTGGATAAACTTGTCTAA
- a CDS encoding DUF1697 domain-containing protein: MKRYAFLVRGINVGGRHKVVMEEFCHELKELGMSNVSSYINSGNFFFDSSLMKVELLLVLERFLNKTYPFIKVFSLFTLEDYQNEVASLPKWWEDDFYRKDVLLYTERLDKNEMRNVIESLELGDEIIHLGQLGIYWGKFDKSSYNQTAYHKKLLKAPFYPYITIRNARTFSKIGHFLRMK, translated from the coding sequence ATGAAGCGCTATGCATTTTTGGTTCGTGGGATAAACGTTGGTGGTCGTCACAAGGTAGTCATGGAAGAATTTTGTCATGAGTTAAAAGAACTTGGGATGTCAAATGTTTCTTCCTATATAAATAGTGGAAATTTTTTCTTCGATTCATCCTTGATGAAAGTGGAACTCCTCTTAGTTTTAGAGAGATTTCTTAATAAGACTTATCCATTTATTAAGGTGTTTTCTCTTTTTACTCTAGAAGATTACCAAAATGAAGTGGCATCTTTACCTAAGTGGTGGGAAGATGATTTCTATAGAAAAGATGTGCTCTTATATACTGAAAGACTTGATAAGAACGAAATGAGGAATGTTATTGAGTCTTTAGAGTTGGGAGATGAAATTATTCATCTTGGTCAACTTGGGATCTACTGGGGTAAATTTGATAAATCAAGCTATAACCAAACGGCTTATCATAAGAAGCTATTGAAAGCACCTTTTTATCCTTATATAACCATTCGAAATGCAAGAACATTTTCAAAAATTGGTCACTTTTTAAGAATGAAATAA
- a CDS encoding purine-nucleoside phosphorylase, which produces MSLLEKIRVTQAFLESKGIEKPEFGLILGSGLGGLAEEVEDAVVIDYADIPNWGQSTVVGHAGKLVYGTLSGRKVLALQGRFHFYEGNPLEVVTFPVRVMKALGCEGVVVTNAAGGIGFGPGTLMAITDHINMTGQNPLIGENLDDFGPRFPDMSKSYTPEYRETAHRVADKLGIKLDDGVYIGVTGPTYETPAEIRAYKTLGADAVGMSTVPEVIVAAHSGLKVLGISCITNFAAGFQEELNHEEVVEVTERVKGDFKGLLKAILAEL; this is translated from the coding sequence ATGTCGCTACTTGAAAAAATTAGAGTTACTCAAGCATTTTTGGAAAGCAAAGGAATTGAAAAACCTGAGTTTGGTTTAATTTTGGGTTCTGGACTTGGCGGGTTGGCTGAAGAAGTTGAAGACGCAGTTGTCATTGACTATGCGGATATTCCAAACTGGGGACAGTCAACGGTTGTCGGTCATGCTGGAAAACTTGTTTATGGAACTTTGTCTGGACGTAAGGTTTTAGCTCTTCAAGGACGTTTCCATTTTTATGAAGGAAATCCGCTTGAAGTAGTTACTTTCCCTGTACGTGTTATGAAAGCTCTTGGATGCGAAGGAGTTGTTGTAACCAATGCAGCAGGTGGTATCGGCTTTGGTCCAGGCACTTTGATGGCCATCACTGACCACATCAACATGACTGGTCAAAACCCATTGATTGGTGAAAACTTGGATGATTTTGGTCCTCGTTTCCCTGATATGTCTAAATCGTATACTCCAGAATACCGTGAGACTGCACATCGAGTTGCTGACAAATTGGGCATTAAATTAGATGATGGTGTCTATATCGGTGTGACTGGTCCAACTTACGAAACTCCAGCTGAAATTCGTGCTTATAAGACTCTTGGTGCAGATGCTGTTGGGATGTCAACTGTCCCTGAAGTCATTGTTGCAGCACATTCTGGTTTGAAAGTTCTTGGTATTTCATGTATTACCAACTTTGCGGCTGGTTTCCAAGAAGAACTCAATCACGAAGAAGTTGTGGAAGTGACAGAACGTGTTAAAGGGGATTTCAAAGGCTTACTGAAAGCTATTCTAGCTGAACTTTAA
- a CDS encoding LemA family protein gives MSNLMSNPLFRIIRGVFIIAFLTMVWLVIFSAIDTSGSEIDYEPFQGASIVFAVLSYIIIVFLFQYHKVVNLKESIKSSYSAIEIKEQYVEKLIVQLRELTDKIVDHELKMSVRKNVSELLEEKKSVNNLTNDENKANHSESKRKSYGESGNFSKHEYSTKLEETKNKIIEEIERDTNITADQSIKDLIAEIKESEVLVANQKLYYNEMVSQYNKTIYSLPLALLRTTLGHSEINYL, from the coding sequence ATGTCAAACTTAATGAGTAATCCATTATTTCGTATCATTCGTGGAGTTTTTATAATTGCTTTCCTGACCATGGTTTGGTTGGTTATATTTTCTGCTATAGATACAAGTGGTAGTGAGATAGATTATGAACCATTTCAAGGAGCATCTATCGTATTTGCAGTTTTAAGCTATATCATAATAGTGTTTCTATTTCAATACCATAAAGTTGTTAACTTAAAAGAGTCAATTAAATCATCATACAGTGCAATTGAAATTAAAGAGCAGTATGTGGAAAAATTGATTGTACAACTGCGAGAACTGACTGATAAGATTGTAGACCATGAGTTAAAAATGTCTGTTAGAAAAAATGTTTCAGAATTGTTAGAGGAAAAAAAGTCTGTCAACAATTTGACTAACGATGAAAACAAAGCTAATCATTCAGAATCTAAGCGGAAGTCTTACGGTGAGTCTGGCAATTTTTCTAAACATGAATACTCTACTAAACTAGAGGAAACGAAGAATAAAATTATAGAGGAAATCGAAAGAGATACAAATATTACAGCTGATCAAAGTATAAAGGATTTGATTGCTGAGATTAAAGAGTCAGAAGTACTTGTGGCTAATCAAAAATTATACTACAATGAAATGGTGTCGCAATATAATAAAACAATTTACAGTTTGCCACTTGCTTTGTTAAGAACAACTTTAGGTCATTCAGAGATAAACTACTTATAA
- a CDS encoding chloride channel protein yields the protein MGNKERKSLTWLPKSIRLSLAVLTTGIASGLIGILCHYLLDFIKFLAFGNDTSDLLLQFNSISAYRRFVVIVVAGVLSSIFWYFLQRRVSLLSIRKAKQLVGKKSPNFLGQSLHALVQVAIVGAGASVGKEAAPRELGALCAGSLSKKLGLEIPERQLMIACGAGAGLAAVYQVPFASTLFVLETLGVAWKLKNIGIILVTTYLSAYCARPIVGGKAIYLVDKVSLHPTSLIQLLVLTLFVTPLALIFKVLAKKASKSRITDKHILWTMPVSFIILGGIVAFYPIIMGNGQVLAQWVFSGGTSEYLPILLVIKGLIVCLLLWSGTYGGTLTPSFTLGVGSGFLLTRCLETFGLFLNPNLGMLLGATIFLVTTLDAPLTGIALVIGFTGQGGLVAVPLILAGLLSRIINNRWKKKQ from the coding sequence ATGGGTAATAAAGAGAGAAAGAGTTTGACTTGGCTCCCCAAGTCGATTAGGTTAAGTTTAGCTGTTTTGACAACCGGAATAGCTTCTGGTCTGATTGGTATTCTTTGCCACTATCTTTTAGATTTTATAAAATTTCTTGCTTTTGGTAACGATACGTCAGATCTCTTGTTACAATTTAACTCTATAAGTGCTTATCGACGTTTCGTAGTTATAGTGGTAGCTGGTGTCTTATCTAGTATCTTTTGGTATTTCCTTCAGCGTCGAGTGTCCCTTCTTTCCATTAGAAAGGCTAAGCAACTCGTTGGCAAGAAGAGTCCAAATTTTCTTGGCCAAAGTCTACATGCTTTGGTGCAGGTAGCAATCGTTGGAGCAGGTGCTTCGGTAGGCAAGGAAGCAGCTCCACGAGAATTAGGTGCCTTATGTGCTGGCAGTTTATCAAAAAAACTGGGTTTAGAAATTCCTGAAAGACAACTCATGATTGCATGTGGTGCAGGAGCAGGTTTAGCTGCGGTTTACCAAGTTCCCTTTGCCAGTACACTGTTTGTTTTGGAAACTTTGGGAGTTGCTTGGAAACTGAAAAACATTGGTATCATTCTTGTGACAACCTATTTGTCAGCTTATTGTGCTCGTCCAATTGTTGGTGGGAAAGCTATATATTTAGTTGATAAAGTAAGCTTACATCCTACTAGTCTGATACAGCTTCTTGTTTTGACGCTGTTTGTAACTCCGCTTGCTCTTATATTTAAGGTTTTAGCTAAAAAGGCGAGTAAAAGTCGTATAACAGATAAACATATTCTCTGGACCATGCCCGTCTCTTTTATAATATTAGGTGGTATTGTAGCTTTCTATCCTATAATCATGGGAAATGGTCAGGTTCTAGCACAATGGGTGTTTTCTGGAGGAACTTCGGAATACCTTCCGATTTTGCTAGTAATCAAAGGGCTTATTGTATGCTTGTTGCTATGGTCAGGTACTTATGGAGGGACACTGACGCCTTCGTTTACTTTAGGTGTCGGATCGGGTTTCTTATTAACAAGGTGTCTTGAGACTTTTGGTTTATTCCTAAATCCTAATCTAGGAATGTTACTTGGTGCAACCATATTTTTAGTAACAACTTTGGATGCTCCTCTGACGGGAATAGCCTTAGTTATAGGTTTTACCGGTCAAGGAGGGCTGGTAGCAGTTCCTCTAATCTTAGCGGGTCTACTATCAAGGATAATTAATAATAGATGGAAGAAAAAACAATGA
- a CDS encoding type 1 glutamine amidotransferase: MNIHFILHETFEVPGAYLKWAQDRGHNITSTKVYEEEVLPETVEGIDFLIVMGGPQSPDEDRQTFPYYDPNAEIAFMQKAIAADIYIVGVCLGAQLLSVAYGGKYEHSPEREIGVFPITLTDDGLADEHVKGFGTTLNTGHWHGDMPGLTDNAVVLATSQGCPRQIIRFSPKHYAFQAHLEFDSQAIDLLIAADGEEHLRKQNKELPFVQTPEQLRTNDYSEMNKKLYDFLDSLTQA, from the coding sequence ATGAATATTCATTTTATCTTACACGAAACGTTTGAAGTTCCAGGAGCCTATTTAAAATGGGCTCAAGACCGTGGGCATAATATCACATCAACCAAGGTATATGAGGAAGAGGTCCTTCCTGAAACCGTTGAAGGTATTGATTTTCTAATTGTGATGGGTGGTCCTCAGTCACCTGATGAGGATCGTCAGACCTTTCCTTATTATGACCCAAACGCTGAGATTGCATTTATGCAAAAAGCAATTGCTGCTGATATCTATATTGTTGGTGTATGTTTGGGAGCTCAGCTTCTGTCTGTAGCCTATGGTGGTAAGTATGAGCATAGTCCAGAACGCGAAATTGGTGTGTTTCCAATAACACTTACGGATGATGGATTAGCTGATGAGCATGTCAAAGGTTTTGGCACAACTCTCAATACTGGCCACTGGCATGGTGATATGCCTGGATTGACTGATAATGCAGTTGTTCTTGCTACTAGTCAAGGTTGTCCACGTCAAATTATTCGCTTTAGTCCTAAACACTATGCCTTCCAAGCACACCTAGAGTTTGATTCCCAAGCCATTGATTTGCTCATAGCTGCGGATGGCGAAGAACACTTGCGTAAGCAAAATAAGGAGTTACCTTTTGTTCAAACACCTGAACAATTGCGTACCAACGATTATTCAGAAATGAACAAGAAGTTATATGATTTTCTTGATTCATTGACTCAAGCTTAA
- the deoD gene encoding purine-nucleoside phosphorylase yields MSIHIAAKQGEIADKILLPGDPLRAKFIAENFLEDAVCFNEVRNMFGYTGTYKGERVSVMGTGMGMPSISIYARELIVNYGVKKLIRVGTAGSLNEDVHVRELVLAQAAATNSNIIRNDWPQYDFPQIASFNLLDKAYHIAKELGMTTHVGNVLSSDVFYSNYGEKNIELGKWGVKAVEMEAAALYYLAAQHQVDALAIMTISDSLVNPDEDTTAEERQNTFTDMMKVGLETLITD; encoded by the coding sequence ATGTCTATCCATATTGCTGCTAAGCAAGGTGAAATTGCTGATAAAATTCTCCTACCTGGAGATCCTTTACGTGCGAAATTCATTGCCGAGAATTTCCTCGAAGACGCTGTATGTTTCAATGAAGTTCGTAATATGTTTGGTTACACAGGAACATACAAAGGTGAACGTGTCTCAGTAATGGGAACTGGAATGGGGATGCCATCTATCTCTATCTATGCTCGTGAGCTTATTGTTAACTACGGGGTAAAAAAATTGATCCGTGTGGGAACTGCTGGTTCATTGAATGAGGATGTTCACGTTCGTGAGTTAGTTCTAGCACAAGCGGCAGCGACAAACTCTAACATTATTCGTAATGATTGGCCACAATACGATTTCCCACAAATTGCAAGTTTCAATCTCTTAGATAAGGCTTACCACATTGCTAAAGAGCTTGGTATGACTACACATGTTGGTAATGTCTTGTCTTCTGACGTCTTCTATTCGAACTATGGTGAAAAGAACATCGAGCTTGGTAAATGGGGTGTGAAAGCTGTAGAAATGGAAGCAGCAGCACTTTACTACCTTGCAGCTCAACACCAAGTAGATGCTCTTGCCATCATGACTATTTCTGATAGTTTGGTTAATCCAGATGAGGACACAACAGCTGAGGAACGTCAAAATACTTTCACTGACATGATGAAAGTTGGTCTTGAAACACTAATTACAGACTAG
- a CDS encoding LCP family protein encodes MSSRTNRKQKRTSNRSWGMVNVGLTILYAILALVLLFTMFNYNFLSFRFLNIIITIGLLVVLAISIFLQKTKKSPLVTTVVLVIFSLVSLVGIFGFKQMIDITNRMNQTAAFSEVEMSIVVPKESDIKDVSQLTSVQAPTKVDKNNIETLMSALKKDKKVDVKVDDVASYQEAYDNLKSGKSKAMVLSGSYASLLESVDSNYASNLKTIYTYKIKKKNSNSAKQVDSKVFNIYISGIDTYGSISTVSRSDVNIIMTVNMNTHKILLTTTPRDAYVKIPGGGADQYDKLTHAGIYGVETSEQTLENLYGIKIDYYARINFTSFLKLIDQLGGVTVHNDQAFTSLHGKFDFPVGDIQMNSEQALGFVRERYSLDGGDNDRGKNQEKVISAIVNKLASLNSVSNFTSIVNNLQDSVQTNMSLDTINALANTQLDSGSKFTVTSQAVTGTGSTGQLTSYAMPNSSLYMMKLDDSSVASASQAIKNLMEEK; translated from the coding sequence ATGAGTTCGCGTACGAATCGTAAGCAAAAACGTACGAGTAATAGATCGTGGGGGATGGTCAACGTTGGGTTGACCATTCTGTATGCTATTTTAGCATTGGTCTTATTATTCACCATGTTCAATTATAATTTCCTATCCTTTAGGTTTTTGAACATCATTATCACCATTGGTTTGTTGGTAGTTCTTGCTATTAGCATCTTCCTTCAGAAGACTAAGAAATCACCACTAGTGACAACGGTTGTACTGGTTATCTTCTCGCTAGTTTCTCTGGTTGGTATTTTTGGTTTTAAACAAATGATTGACATCACTAACCGTATGAATCAGACGGCAGCATTTTCTGAAGTAGAAATGAGCATCGTGGTTCCTAAGGAAAGTGACATCAAAGATGTGAGCCAGCTTACTAGCGTACAGGCACCTACTAAGGTTGATAAGAACAATATCGAGACCTTGATGTCAGCTCTCAAAAAAGATAAAAAAGTTGATGTTAAAGTTGATGATGTTGCCTCATATCAAGAAGCTTATGATAATCTTAAGTCTGGCAAATCTAAAGCTATGGTCTTGAGTGGCTCTTATGCTAGCCTATTAGAGTCTGTCGATAGTAATTATGCTTCAAATCTAAAAACAATTTATACTTATAAAATTAAAAAGAAGAATAGCAACTCTGCAAAACAAGTAGATTCAAAAGTCTTCAATATTTATATTAGTGGTATTGATACCTACGGTTCGATTTCAACAGTGTCACGTTCAGATGTCAATATCATTATGACAGTAAACATGAATACACATAAGATTCTCTTGACGACTACTCCACGTGATGCATACGTTAAGATTCCTGGTGGTGGGGCAGACCAGTATGATAAATTAACCCACGCAGGTATTTATGGCGTTGAAACATCTGAACAAACTCTGGAAAATCTTTATGGTATTAAGATTGATTACTATGCACGAATTAACTTCACATCTTTTCTTAAGTTGATTGACCAACTTGGTGGTGTGACAGTCCATAATGATCAAGCTTTCACAAGTCTTCATGGGAAGTTTGATTTCCCAGTTGGTGATATCCAAATGAATTCAGAGCAAGCACTTGGATTTGTTCGTGAACGCTATAGTTTAGATGGCGGAGATAATGACCGTGGTAAAAACCAGGAGAAAGTTATTTCTGCGATTGTAAACAAGTTGGCTTCACTAAATTCAGTATCAAACTTTACTTCAATTGTTAACAATCTTCAAGACTCTGTTCAAACGAATATGTCTCTAGATACCATTAATGCTTTGGCCAATACACAACTTGATTCTGGTTCTAAATTTACGGTGACTTCTCAAGCAGTAACTGGTACTGGTTCTACTGGTCAATTGACCTCTTATGCTATGCCAAATTCTAGTCTTTATATGATGAAACTAGATGATTCGAGTGTGGCAAGTGCCTCTCAAGCTATCAAAAATCTGATGGAGGAAAAATAA
- the cps4B gene encoding capsular polysaccharide biosynthesis protein Cps4B, which translates to MIDVHSHIVFDVDDGPKTLEESLDLIGESYAQGVRKIVSTSHRRKGMFETPEDKIFANFSKVKAEAEALYPDLTIYYGGELYYTSDIVEKLEQNLIPRMHNTQFALIEFSARTSWKEIHSGLSNVLRAGVTPIVAHIERYDALEENADRVREIINMGCYTQVNSSHVLKPKLFGDKDKVRKKRVRYFLEKNLVHMVASDMHNLGPRPPFMKDAYAIIEKTYGTRRARNLFIENPQTLLENQYI; encoded by the coding sequence GTGATTGACGTTCACTCACATATTGTTTTTGATGTTGATGATGGTCCTAAAACTTTAGAAGAAAGTTTAGACCTCATTGGTGAAAGCTATGCCCAAGGGGTACGTAAGATTGTTTCAACATCTCACCGTCGTAAGGGGATGTTTGAGACTCCAGAGGATAAAATTTTTGCCAACTTTTCTAAGGTAAAAGCAGAAGCAGAAGCACTTTATCCAGACTTAACTATTTATTATGGTGGTGAACTTTATTACACCTCAGACATTGTGGAGAAACTTGAACAGAATCTTATTCCGCGTATGCATAACACTCAATTTGCTTTGATTGAGTTTAGTGCTCGCACATCTTGGAAAGAAATTCATAGTGGGCTTAGTAATGTTTTGCGAGCGGGGGTAACGCCTATTGTTGCTCATATTGAGCGCTATGATGCCCTCGAAGAAAATGCTGACCGTGTTCGAGAAATCATCAACATGGGGTGCTATACACAAGTTAATAGCTCTCATGTTCTAAAACCAAAGCTCTTTGGAGATAAAGATAAAGTAAGAAAAAAACGTGTTCGTTATTTCTTGGAGAAAAATTTGGTTCATATGGTTGCTAGTGACATGCATAATCTTGGTCCAAGACCACCATTTATGAAAGATGCTTACGCTATTATCGAAAAGACTTACGGAACGAGACGTGCTCGTAACCTTTTTATCGAAAATCCACAAACACTACTTGAAAATCAATATATATAG
- a CDS encoding capsular polysaccharide biosynthesis protein, translating into MTQENTKRVEIDVLALLQKLWTKKVFILFTAFYVAVFAFLGTYFLIQPTYTSSTRIYVVNQANDGKNLSAQDLQAGTFLTKDYKEIITSNDVLSEVIKDEKLNMTEAELAKMISVNIPTDTRLISISVNAKTGQDAQTLANKVREVASEKIKNVTKVEDVTTLEEAKLPESPSSPNIKRNVLLGAVLGGFLAVVGVLVREILDDRIRRPEDVEDALGMTLLGIVPDTDKI; encoded by the coding sequence ATGACTCAGGAAAACACGAAGCGTGTTGAAATCGATGTACTTGCACTATTGCAAAAACTTTGGACTAAAAAAGTATTTATTTTATTTACAGCCTTTTATGTCGCTGTCTTTGCCTTCTTAGGAACATACTTCCTCATTCAGCCAACATATACATCGTCTACACGTATTTATGTGGTTAATCAAGCTAATGATGGCAAAAACCTTTCTGCTCAAGACTTGCAGGCCGGTACATTTTTGACAAAAGACTACAAAGAAATTATTACATCAAACGATGTCTTGTCAGAAGTTATCAAAGATGAAAAATTGAATATGACAGAAGCAGAACTTGCTAAAATGATTTCAGTTAATATTCCTACTGATACTCGTCTTATTTCAATTTCTGTTAATGCTAAAACTGGTCAAGATGCGCAAACACTTGCCAATAAGGTTCGTGAAGTTGCTTCAGAAAAAATCAAGAACGTGACAAAAGTTGAAGATGTCACAACGCTTGAAGAAGCTAAATTGCCAGAGTCACCATCTTCACCAAATATCAAACGTAATGTGCTTCTTGGAGCAGTGCTTGGAGGATTCCTTGCAGTGGTTGGTGTGTTGGTACGTGAAATCCTAGATGATCGTATTCGCCGTCCAGAAGATGTGGAAGATGCCCTTGGAATGACACTTCTTGGAATTGTCCCTGATACAGATAAAATTTAA
- a CDS encoding tyrosine-protein kinase: protein MPLLKLVKSKENFAKQTEEYYNAIRTNIQFSGAQMKVIAVSSVEAGEGKSTTSVNLAISFASVGLRTLLIDADTRNSVLSGTFKSNEPYKGLSNFLSGNADLNETICQTDISGLDVIASGPVPPNPTSLLQNDNFRHLMEVARSRYDYVIIDTPPIGLVIDAVIIAHQADASLLVTAAGKIKRRFVTKAVEQLEQSGSQFLGVVLNKVDMTVDKYGSYGSYGSYGEYGKKSDQKEGHSRAHRRRKG from the coding sequence ATGCCTCTATTAAAGTTAGTAAAATCTAAAGAAAACTTTGCCAAACAAACAGAAGAGTATTACAATGCCATTCGCACAAATATTCAATTTTCTGGTGCTCAGATGAAAGTGATTGCGGTTAGCTCTGTTGAAGCTGGTGAAGGAAAATCAACGACATCTGTTAACTTGGCGATTTCATTTGCTAGTGTTGGGCTCCGAACACTTCTCATTGATGCGGATACCCGTAACTCTGTTTTGTCAGGTACATTTAAATCAAATGAGCCTTATAAAGGCCTTTCAAATTTCCTTTCTGGAAATGCTGATTTAAATGAAACGATTTGTCAAACTGATATTTCTGGTTTGGATGTCATTGCATCTGGTCCTGTACCACCTAATCCAACAAGTCTTTTGCAAAATGACAATTTTAGACATTTGATGGAAGTTGCTCGTAGTCGTTATGATTATGTCATCATTGATACGCCACCAATTGGTTTGGTCATTGATGCTGTTATTATTGCCCATCAGGCTGATGCCAGTCTTTTGGTTACAGCAGCTGGAAAAATTAAACGTCGTTTCGTAACTAAGGCGGTCGAACAATTGGAACAAAGTGGTTCTCAGTTCTTAGGTGTCGTCCTTAATAAAGTTGACATGACAGTTGATAAATATGGATCATATGGTTCTTACGGATCATATGGTGAGTACGGGAAAAAATCAGACCAAAAAGAAGGTCATTCAAGAGCACATCGTCGTAGAAAAGGATAG